A genomic segment from Corythoichthys intestinalis isolate RoL2023-P3 chromosome 2, ASM3026506v1, whole genome shotgun sequence encodes:
- the LOC130908552 gene encoding cytochrome P450 3A40-like isoform X1, with protein MGFSLYFSIETWTLIAIVISLLALYGTAPYNFFKKLGIKGPKPLPFIGTFLEYRQGIHNFDQKCFQKYGKVWGLYDGRQPLMAIMDTAMIKTILVKECYSVFTNRRDLGLNGPLNDAVSIVEDEDWKRIRSVLSPSFTSGRLKEMYSIMLQHSSNLLKSLQGKVDADEVINVKDVFGPYSMDVVASTAFSVDIDSINRPADPFVANIQKMTKFNFLNPLIVLVVLFPFLRPLIEKMEISLFPADVLTFFYNFLKTIKSDRKKNNCKSRVDFMQLMVDSQISESSKENMNDQKGLTDHEILSQAMIFIFAGYETSSSSMCFFAYNLATNPHIQKALQEEIDETFPNKVRPNYDDLMQMEYLDMVMNESARLYPIATRLERVAKTSVEVCGVTIPKNSVVMVPIYALHRDPSLWPEPESFKPERFGKENKDNIDPYAFLPFGAGPRNCIGMRFALLMMKLALVEILQHYSFVTCKETEIPLELSNEGFTSPKNPIKIKLMPRATTSD; from the exons ATGGGCTTTTCCCTTTATTTTTCCATCGAGACATGGACTCTAATAGCCATTGTCATTTCTCTACTGGCACT CTATGGAACTGCCCCATATAACTTTTTCAAGAAATTAGGAATCAAAGGTCCCAAACCATTGCCTTTTATTGGGACATTTCTAGAGTACCGGCAG GGTATCCataattttgaccaaaaatgttTCCAAAAGTATGGAAAGGTTTGGGG GTTGTATGATGGCAGACAGCCTCTTATGGCCATTATGGACACAGCTATGATCAAAACCATCTTGGTTAAGGAGTGTTACTCTGTATTCACCAACAGACGG GATCTGGGCTTAAATGGGCCTTTGAATGATGCCGTCTCAATAGTCGAAGATGAGGACTGGAAGAGGATTCGCAGCGTACTCTCGCCGTCATTCACAAGTGGGAGACTTAAAGAG ATGTATTCAATAATGCTGCAGCATTCTAGTAATCTACTCAAAAGTCTTCAGGGGAAAGTGGATGCTGATGAGGTCATTAATGTCAAAGA TGTTTTTGGACCTTACAGTATGGATGTTGTAGCAAGCACTGCTTTCAGTGTAGATATTGACTCTATTAACCGCCCCGCTGATCCATTTGTGGCAAAcattcagaaaatgaccaagTTCAACTTCTTGAATCCTTTGATTGTGCTTGTTG TTCTCTTTCCATTTCTGCGGCCACTGATCGAGAAGATGGAAATATCCCTCTTTCCCGCTGATGTGTTGACTTTCTTCTATAACTTCCTAAAGACCATCAAAtctgaccgaaaaaaaaacaattgcaaa AGCCGAGTAGATTTCATGCAGTTGATGGTGGACTCTCAGATTTCAGAATCCAGCAAAGAAAATATGAACGACCAAAAAG GCCTGACTGATCACGAAATCCTTTCTCAAGCAATGATATTCATATTTGCTGGGTATGAAACAAGCAGCAGCTCGATGTGCTTCTTTGCCTATAACCTAGCAACCAACCCTCACATTCAGAAGGCCCTCCAGGAGGAGATTGATGAAACATTTCCAAataag GTTCGGCCAAACTATGACGACCTGATGCAGATGGAATACCTGGATATGGTGATGAACGAGTCAGCGAGGCTGTACCCTATTGCAACAAGACTTGAAAGGGTAGCAAAGACATCAGTGGAAGTCTGTGGCGTTACTATTCCTAAGAATAGTGTTGTTATGGTTCCAATTTACGCTCTCCACCGGGACCCTTCTTTGTGGCCTGAACCGGAATCTTTCAAACCTGAAAG GTTCGGTaaagaaaacaaagacaatataGATCCTTATGCCTTCTTGCCATTTGGAGCAGGACCAAGGAACTGCATTGGCATGCGATTTGCTCTCCTGATGATGAAATTGGCCTTGGTGGAAATATTGCAGCACTATAGCTTTGTCACCTGCAAAGAAACAGAA ATCCCATTGGAGTTGTCAAATGAAGGATTTACTTCACCCAAGAATCCAATCAAAATTAAACTAATGCCAAGAGCAACCACATCAGATTAA
- the LOC130908552 gene encoding cytochrome P450 3A40-like isoform X2 yields MGFSLYFSIETWTLIAIVISLLALYGTAPYNFFKKLGIKGPKPLPFIGTFLEYRQDLGLNGPLNDAVSIVEDEDWKRIRSVLSPSFTSGRLKEMYSIMLQHSSNLLKSLQGKVDADEVINVKDVFGPYSMDVVASTAFSVDIDSINRPADPFVANIQKMTKFNFLNPLIVLVVLFPFLRPLIEKMEISLFPADVLTFFYNFLKTIKSDRKKNNCKSRVDFMQLMVDSQISESSKENMNDQKGLTDHEILSQAMIFIFAGYETSSSSMCFFAYNLATNPHIQKALQEEIDETFPNKVRPNYDDLMQMEYLDMVMNESARLYPIATRLERVAKTSVEVCGVTIPKNSVVMVPIYALHRDPSLWPEPESFKPERFGKENKDNIDPYAFLPFGAGPRNCIGMRFALLMMKLALVEILQHYSFVTCKETEIPLELSNEGFTSPKNPIKIKLMPRATTSD; encoded by the exons ATGGGCTTTTCCCTTTATTTTTCCATCGAGACATGGACTCTAATAGCCATTGTCATTTCTCTACTGGCACT CTATGGAACTGCCCCATATAACTTTTTCAAGAAATTAGGAATCAAAGGTCCCAAACCATTGCCTTTTATTGGGACATTTCTAGAGTACCGGCAG GATCTGGGCTTAAATGGGCCTTTGAATGATGCCGTCTCAATAGTCGAAGATGAGGACTGGAAGAGGATTCGCAGCGTACTCTCGCCGTCATTCACAAGTGGGAGACTTAAAGAG ATGTATTCAATAATGCTGCAGCATTCTAGTAATCTACTCAAAAGTCTTCAGGGGAAAGTGGATGCTGATGAGGTCATTAATGTCAAAGA TGTTTTTGGACCTTACAGTATGGATGTTGTAGCAAGCACTGCTTTCAGTGTAGATATTGACTCTATTAACCGCCCCGCTGATCCATTTGTGGCAAAcattcagaaaatgaccaagTTCAACTTCTTGAATCCTTTGATTGTGCTTGTTG TTCTCTTTCCATTTCTGCGGCCACTGATCGAGAAGATGGAAATATCCCTCTTTCCCGCTGATGTGTTGACTTTCTTCTATAACTTCCTAAAGACCATCAAAtctgaccgaaaaaaaaacaattgcaaa AGCCGAGTAGATTTCATGCAGTTGATGGTGGACTCTCAGATTTCAGAATCCAGCAAAGAAAATATGAACGACCAAAAAG GCCTGACTGATCACGAAATCCTTTCTCAAGCAATGATATTCATATTTGCTGGGTATGAAACAAGCAGCAGCTCGATGTGCTTCTTTGCCTATAACCTAGCAACCAACCCTCACATTCAGAAGGCCCTCCAGGAGGAGATTGATGAAACATTTCCAAataag GTTCGGCCAAACTATGACGACCTGATGCAGATGGAATACCTGGATATGGTGATGAACGAGTCAGCGAGGCTGTACCCTATTGCAACAAGACTTGAAAGGGTAGCAAAGACATCAGTGGAAGTCTGTGGCGTTACTATTCCTAAGAATAGTGTTGTTATGGTTCCAATTTACGCTCTCCACCGGGACCCTTCTTTGTGGCCTGAACCGGAATCTTTCAAACCTGAAAG GTTCGGTaaagaaaacaaagacaatataGATCCTTATGCCTTCTTGCCATTTGGAGCAGGACCAAGGAACTGCATTGGCATGCGATTTGCTCTCCTGATGATGAAATTGGCCTTGGTGGAAATATTGCAGCACTATAGCTTTGTCACCTGCAAAGAAACAGAA ATCCCATTGGAGTTGTCAAATGAAGGATTTACTTCACCCAAGAATCCAATCAAAATTAAACTAATGCCAAGAGCAACCACATCAGATTAA